The Geotalea uraniireducens Rf4 genome window below encodes:
- a CDS encoding SpoIIAA family protein: MKRALFLLAFLAAAFIPMPSLSGEAAHTPAKSAPVKETFAKTAPVMLDRADPGAVPENAYSGRSWGRAIVPLSEGRDSPSRTGQSASCRWNSGCGRDHKLRGTLMGATIQQDKSGVWVVRITGALRKEEMDAIQAVGIKAAGLRAQNPEDVKLLVMVGEDFCGWVGGEVWNDMTFFVHYGDRIAKIAIVGDPKWETRMLMFTGAGFRRAPVKYFAENRLAEARAWLE; the protein is encoded by the coding sequence ATGAAACGGGCACTCTTTCTTCTTGCCTTCCTGGCAGCCGCATTCATCCCGATGCCATCCCTTTCGGGAGAGGCTGCGCACACGCCGGCAAAGAGTGCCCCGGTCAAGGAAACTTTCGCCAAGACCGCCCCGGTCATGCTCGACAGAGCGGATCCGGGTGCTGTTCCGGAGAATGCATACAGCGGTCGAAGCTGGGGAAGGGCGATCGTTCCGCTTTCAGAAGGTCGAGATTCTCCGTCTCGAACAGGTCAGAGCGCTTCTTGTCGGTGGAATTCGGGCTGCGGCAGAGATCACAAATTGAGAGGAACTCTTATGGGCGCAACAATTCAGCAGGACAAGAGCGGTGTATGGGTGGTGCGCATTACCGGAGCGCTGCGAAAGGAAGAGATGGACGCTATCCAGGCTGTGGGGATCAAGGCTGCCGGCCTCAGAGCGCAAAATCCCGAAGACGTCAAGTTGCTGGTCATGGTTGGAGAGGATTTTTGCGGCTGGGTGGGAGGGGAAGTCTGGAACGATATGACGTTTTTTGTGCATTACGGCGACAGGATCGCGAAGATTGCGATCGTCGGCGATCCCAAATGGGAAACCAGAATGCTGATGTTCACGGGAGCAGGCTTTCGGCGCGCACCGGTGAAATACTTTGCCGAAAACCGCCTTGCTGAAGCACGCGCCTGGCTGGAGTGA
- the gap gene encoding type I glyceraldehyde-3-phosphate dehydrogenase, which produces MGARVAINGFGRIGRLVLMAMAEQGLLGKGIDLVAVVDVSTDAKYFAYQLKYDSVHGRFCGEVATAKSNSSLEEDDLLVLNGNRIKCVAAAKSPDLLPWRELSVDYVIESTGLYTDIAKAELHLAAGARKVVITAPGKGNLKTFVMGVNEGEYDPSTHHVVSNASCTTNCLAPLVHVLLKEGVGIESGLMTTIHSYTATQKTVDGPSKKDWRGGRAAAINIIPATTGAAKAVGEVLPAVKGKLTGMAFRVPTPDVSVVDLTFRSERETSIEEIDGLMKRASETYLNGFLEYVNEELVSTDFIHSKSSSIYDSLATLQNNLKGEKRLFKAVSWYDNEWGYSHRVVDLLRHMISRQG; this is translated from the coding sequence ATGGGAGCGAGAGTGGCAATCAACGGTTTCGGAAGAATCGGCAGGCTTGTCCTTATGGCCATGGCCGAGCAGGGACTCCTCGGCAAGGGGATAGACCTCGTCGCCGTCGTCGATGTGAGTACCGATGCGAAATACTTCGCCTACCAGTTGAAGTATGACTCTGTACATGGCCGTTTTTGCGGGGAAGTGGCGACGGCGAAGAGCAATTCTTCTCTGGAGGAAGACGATCTCCTCGTCCTGAACGGGAATCGGATCAAGTGCGTGGCCGCTGCCAAATCGCCCGATCTCCTTCCTTGGCGGGAGCTGTCGGTCGACTACGTGATCGAATCGACCGGTTTGTACACTGATATCGCCAAAGCCGAGCTGCACCTTGCGGCTGGCGCCAGGAAGGTCGTCATTACCGCGCCTGGGAAAGGAAACCTGAAAACCTTCGTGATGGGTGTGAACGAAGGAGAGTATGACCCCAGTACCCACCACGTGGTCTCCAATGCTTCCTGCACGACCAACTGTCTTGCCCCCCTGGTGCACGTCCTGTTGAAGGAAGGGGTGGGGATCGAGTCCGGGCTGATGACCACGATCCATTCGTACACGGCTACGCAGAAGACCGTCGATGGCCCGTCCAAAAAGGATTGGCGCGGCGGCAGGGCCGCTGCCATCAACATCATCCCGGCGACGACCGGGGCAGCCAAGGCGGTGGGAGAAGTGCTGCCGGCGGTTAAGGGGAAACTGACGGGGATGGCGTTCCGCGTTCCCACCCCCGATGTCTCGGTGGTCGACCTGACCTTCCGCTCGGAGCGGGAGACCTCCATCGAGGAAATAGACGGGCTGATGAAACGGGCTTCCGAGACCTATCTCAATGGGTTCCTCGAATACGTGAACGAGGAACTGGTCTCCACCGATTTCATACATTCGAAAAGCTCCTCCATCTACGACTCTCTCGCCACTCTGCAGAACAACCTGAAGGGAGAGAAGAGGTTGTTCAAGGCCGTTTCCTGGTACGACAACGAATGGGGATATTCCCATCGGGTGGTTGATCTGCTCAGGCATATGATCTCAAGGCAGGGCTGA